The Streptococcus sp. 29896 genome includes a region encoding these proteins:
- the radA gene encoding DNA repair protein RadA codes for MTIAKKKTTFICQSCEYHSPKYLGRCPNCGSWSSFVEEVEVAEVKNERVSLTGEKTRPMKLNEVSSIQVARTKTNMEEFNRVLGGGVVPGSLVLIGGDPGIGKSTLLLQVSTQLSTIGTVLYVSGEESAQQIKLRAERLGDIDSEFYLYAETNMQSIRTEIEKIKPDFLIIDSIQTIMSPDISSVQGSVSQVREVTNELMQIAKTNNIATFIVGHMTKEGTLAGPRTLEHMVDTVLYFEGERQHTFRILRAVKNRFGSTNEIGIFEMQSQGLVEVLNPSEVFLEERLDGATGSAIVVTMEGTRPILAEVQALVTPTMFGNAKRTTTGLDFNRASLIMAVLEKRAGLLLQNQDAYLKSAGGVKLDEPAIDLAVAVALASSYKDKPTNPQECFIGEIGLTGEIRRVNRIEQRINEAAKLGFTKVYAPKNSLTGIKVPKEITVIGVTTIGEVLQKVFN; via the coding sequence ATCACCATCGCTAAGAAAAAAACAACCTTTATCTGTCAATCCTGCGAGTATCACTCGCCCAAGTATCTGGGCCGTTGCCCCAACTGTGGCTCCTGGTCTAGCTTTGTCGAGGAAGTGGAAGTCGCTGAAGTCAAGAACGAGCGGGTCAGCCTGACAGGTGAGAAGACCCGACCTATGAAACTCAATGAAGTGTCGTCCATTCAAGTGGCTCGCACTAAGACCAACATGGAAGAGTTCAACCGTGTCCTGGGTGGCGGCGTGGTGCCGGGCAGTCTAGTTCTCATTGGAGGCGATCCAGGGATTGGCAAGTCCACCCTGCTCCTGCAAGTATCAACCCAACTTTCGACCATTGGCACCGTCCTCTATGTGTCGGGGGAAGAGTCTGCCCAGCAGATTAAGTTGCGAGCGGAGCGTTTGGGCGACATCGACAGCGAGTTCTATCTCTATGCGGAGACCAATATGCAGAGCATTCGGACCGAGATTGAGAAGATAAAACCAGATTTCCTGATTATCGACTCTATCCAGACCATTATGAGCCCTGACATTTCTAGCGTGCAAGGTTCTGTCAGTCAGGTCCGTGAAGTGACCAATGAACTCATGCAGATTGCCAAGACCAACAATATCGCAACCTTTATCGTCGGCCACATGACCAAGGAAGGCACCTTGGCTGGACCGCGGACCCTGGAGCACATGGTGGACACCGTTCTCTATTTTGAGGGCGAGCGACAGCACACCTTCCGTATCTTGCGGGCGGTCAAAAACCGCTTTGGCTCCACCAACGAAATCGGCATTTTTGAGATGCAGTCGCAGGGTTTGGTCGAAGTCCTCAATCCTAGCGAGGTCTTTCTAGAAGAGCGTCTGGACGGGGCGACAGGTTCTGCTATTGTCGTGACCATGGAGGGCACCCGCCCTATCCTTGCAGAAGTGCAGGCCCTGGTGACGCCGACCATGTTTGGCAATGCCAAGCGGACCACGACAGGCTTGGACTTCAACCGTGCCAGCTTGATTATGGCGGTTTTGGAAAAACGGGCAGGCCTGCTCCTCCAAAACCAAGATGCCTACCTTAAGTCAGCAGGCGGTGTCAAACTGGATGAGCCAGCTATTGACCTAGCGGTCGCAGTTGCCCTTGCCTCCAGTTACAAGGATAAGCCTACCAACCCACAAGAGTGCTTTATAGGCGAAATCGGTTTGACAGGTGAAATCCGCCGCGTCAATCGGATTGAACAACGGATTAACGAAGCCGCCAAATTGGGCTTTACCAAGGTTTATGCCCCCAAAAATTCTCTGACAGGTATCAAGGTCCCCAAGGAAATCACCGTTATCGGCGTGACTACCATTGGCGAAGTCTTGCAGAAAGTGTTCAACTGA
- a CDS encoding dUTP diphosphatase, whose amino-acid sequence MKIRGFELVSQFTDENLLPKRETAHAAGYDLKAAETASLEPGEIKLVPTGVKAYMQANEVLYLYDRSSNPRKKGLVLINSVGVIDGDYYGNPANEGHIFAQMRNITEETVVVEAGERIVQAVFAPFLLADGDQADGVRTGGFGSTGK is encoded by the coding sequence ATGAAAATCCGTGGATTCGAACTGGTTAGCCAGTTTACTGATGAAAATTTATTGCCAAAACGTGAGACAGCCCACGCAGCAGGTTACGACCTGAAAGCTGCGGAGACGGCTAGCTTGGAGCCAGGTGAGATTAAGCTGGTGCCGACAGGTGTCAAGGCCTATATGCAGGCCAATGAGGTCCTCTATCTCTACGACCGTTCGTCCAACCCTCGCAAGAAGGGTTTGGTCCTGATTAACTCGGTTGGGGTTATTGACGGCGACTACTATGGCAATCCAGCTAATGAAGGTCATATCTTTGCCCAGATGCGAAACATCACAGAGGAGACCGTCGTGGTGGAAGCTGGCGAGCGAATCGTACAGGCTGTTTTTGCCCCCTTCCTCTTGGCTGACGGTGACCAGGCCGACGGCGTTCGGACGGGTGGATTTGGCTCAACGGGGAAATAG
- a CDS encoding YbaN family protein, giving the protein MQRIFYLVFGFVSLMVGVIGIVLPIVPTTPLLLLAGFCFARSSKRFEKWLRNTKIYQFYVADYVETKSISRKRKKQIIWQIYLLMAISIWLAPILLVKIGLGLLTIFITYYLFWVIPEK; this is encoded by the coding sequence ATGCAGAGAATATTCTATCTAGTATTTGGTTTTGTTAGTTTGATGGTTGGTGTCATTGGGATTGTTTTACCGATAGTTCCGACAACCCCTCTTTTACTTTTGGCTGGTTTTTGCTTTGCGAGAAGTTCAAAAAGGTTTGAAAAATGGCTACGCAATACAAAAATTTATCAATTTTACGTAGCTGATTACGTTGAGACCAAATCCATTTCCCGTAAACGAAAAAAGCAAATCATCTGGCAAATTTACTTACTTATGGCAATTTCTATCTGGCTGGCTCCTATTTTATTGGTCAAAATAGGACTGGGACTGTTAACAATCTTCATCACTTACTATTTGTTTTGGGTCATACCGGAGAAATAA
- a CDS encoding NADPH-dependent FMN reductase — translation MKLLGLVGTNSARSTNRKLLQYIEQHFADKADIELVEIKELPIFNKPANRELPEIVKELVAKIEAADGVIIGTPEYDHSIPAVLMNALAWVSYGVYPLLNKPVMITGASYGTLGSSRAQLQLRQILNAPELKATVLPDEFLLSHSLQAFDANGELIDLETSQKLDAIFDDFRLFVTMTGKLSNAKKLLQKEAENFDWENL, via the coding sequence ATGAAACTTCTAGGACTGGTCGGAACAAACTCCGCTCGCTCAACCAACCGCAAACTCTTGCAGTACATTGAACAGCACTTCGCTGATAAGGCAGATATCGAACTGGTTGAAATCAAGGAACTCCCAATCTTCAATAAACCAGCCAATCGAGAATTACCAGAAATTGTCAAAGAATTGGTCGCAAAAATTGAGGCTGCTGACGGAGTCATCATCGGAACTCCCGAATATGACCACTCTATTCCAGCTGTCCTTATGAATGCCCTTGCTTGGGTATCATACGGTGTCTATCCACTATTAAACAAACCAGTTATGATTACTGGTGCTTCTTATGGAACACTTGGTTCCTCTCGTGCCCAACTACAGCTACGTCAAATTCTCAACGCTCCTGAACTCAAGGCCACTGTCTTGCCAGATGAATTTTTATTGTCACATTCCTTGCAAGCCTTTGATGCCAATGGGGAGCTCATTGATTTAGAAACTAGTCAAAAACTGGATGCCATCTTTGATGACTTCCGCCTCTTTGTCACCATGACTGGCAAGCTGTCTAACGCAAAAAAATTACTCCAAAAAGAAGCTGAAAACTTCGATTGGGAAAACCTGTAA
- a CDS encoding NAD(P)H-dependent oxidoreductase: MKFVGIVGSNADQSYNRMLLQFIQRHFKVKFELELLEIKDVPMFNQDEDQSNSFAIQYLYNKITRADGVIIATPEHNHTITPALKSTLEWLSFNLHPFENKPVMIIGASYYDQGTSRAQVHLRKILDAPGVNAYTLPGNEFLLGKAKEAFDDKGNIINEGTVKFLESCLDNFIKYVGVVSKLKKPKPIAPEDLDCTKPIATTITGVDPDDPDWLEKASKLVNAVEGDTYVKLDNGLLTVNQLNMFLNAMPFELTYADDNNQFLYYNNSHQEPDTMLGKRVLAQVGNRLSTVHGTLPPARMKNVEWVVGTLRNGNQEYVRTIVPGTPAEIINTHNYQAMYYPDGSYAGINEIIFNFKPWLDWYLEATGQRLVGGSGTAAAPAHVDATSGASDAGSAPATSTPTDANSGASAH; this comes from the coding sequence ATGAAATTTGTCGGAATCGTCGGGTCTAATGCAGACCAATCTTATAACCGCATGCTATTGCAATTTATTCAACGCCACTTTAAAGTAAAATTTGAATTAGAGCTTTTGGAAATCAAAGATGTCCCAATGTTCAATCAGGACGAAGACCAGTCTAATAGTTTTGCGATCCAATACCTTTACAACAAAATCACACGTGCTGATGGTGTCATCATTGCTACACCTGAGCACAATCATACCATTACCCCTGCCCTTAAGAGTACTCTGGAATGGCTCAGTTTCAATTTACATCCATTTGAAAATAAACCAGTTATGATTATCGGGGCTTCTTATTACGATCAAGGAACTTCTCGTGCCCAAGTTCACCTACGGAAAATTTTAGATGCACCAGGTGTCAATGCTTACACACTACCAGGTAATGAATTCCTCCTTGGTAAGGCCAAAGAAGCTTTTGACGATAAGGGCAATATCATCAATGAAGGCACCGTGAAATTCTTAGAAAGCTGTCTAGACAACTTTATCAAGTATGTCGGTGTTGTATCCAAATTGAAAAAACCAAAACCAATCGCACCAGAAGATTTAGACTGTACCAAACCAATCGCAACGACCATCACTGGTGTGGATCCCGATGATCCAGATTGGCTAGAAAAGGCTTCTAAATTGGTTAACGCAGTTGAGGGAGACACCTATGTTAAACTGGACAATGGTCTGTTGACCGTTAACCAACTCAATATGTTCCTCAATGCGATGCCATTTGAATTGACCTATGCAGATGATAATAACCAGTTCCTCTACTACAACAATAGTCACCAAGAACCTGATACCATGTTGGGTAAACGGGTACTTGCTCAAGTAGGAAATCGCCTGTCAACTGTCCACGGTACGCTACCTCCTGCCCGCATGAAGAATGTTGAATGGGTTGTCGGTACCTTGCGTAATGGTAACCAGGAATATGTTCGTACCATTGTACCCGGTACCCCTGCTGAAATTATCAACACCCACAACTACCAAGCTATGTACTATCCTGACGGATCCTACGCTGGTATCAATGAAATTATCTTTAATTTCAAACCATGGCTAGATTGGTATCTTGAAGCTACTGGTCAACGCTTGGTTGGTGGTTCGGGAACTGCCGCAGCTCCTGCACATGTTGACGCAACCTCTGGTGCATCAGATGCTGGTAGTGCCCCTGCTACTTCCACACCGACAGATGCAAATTCTGGTGCATCCGCTCACTAA
- a CDS encoding formate/nitrite transporter family protein, translating to MSPFQEKISVAVSKKEALFDESLGRYALRSMYAGAYLTMSTAVGIIGADVIASQFPSLSRFVFTFIFAIGLVFVLIFGGELATSNMMYLTTGAYYKQISWKKVTQMLLYCTFFNFVGATILAWLFNQSFSYLNLSDKSFVVNAVTIKLGKSDWSNFIEGITANMFVNMAILGFMLIKEQSAKFFVIISSIFMFVFLINEHLVANFASFMLLAFNAARTNVDTFTIVNILRQWIVVFFGNWLGAGLFIGIAYAWLNQTKTNHLEQ from the coding sequence ATGTCACCATTTCAAGAAAAAATTTCAGTTGCTGTTTCAAAAAAAGAAGCCCTTTTTGACGAAAGTCTAGGCCGCTATGCCTTGCGTTCTATGTATGCAGGAGCCTACCTGACTATGTCAACAGCTGTCGGTATTATCGGAGCAGACGTTATTGCCAGTCAATTTCCAAGTTTGTCGCGCTTTGTCTTTACCTTCATCTTTGCTATTGGGCTGGTTTTTGTTCTTATTTTTGGTGGTGAATTAGCCACTTCTAACATGATGTATCTCACAACTGGTGCCTACTATAAGCAAATTAGCTGGAAAAAAGTGACACAGATGCTGCTATACTGTACTTTCTTTAACTTTGTAGGCGCTACTATTCTAGCCTGGCTCTTCAATCAGTCCTTTTCCTACCTCAATCTCTCTGATAAGAGCTTTGTCGTCAATGCCGTTACCATCAAACTTGGAAAATCTGACTGGAGCAATTTTATTGAAGGGATCACGGCTAATATGTTTGTAAATATGGCAATCCTTGGCTTCATGCTCATCAAAGAACAGTCTGCTAAGTTCTTTGTCATCATTTCCTCCATTTTTATGTTCGTTTTCCTCATCAATGAGCATCTGGTCGCCAATTTCGCATCATTCATGCTCTTAGCCTTTAATGCTGCTCGTACTAATGTAGATACCTTTACTATAGTAAATATTCTTCGTCAGTGGATTGTTGTTTTCTTTGGAAATTGGCTTGGAGCCGGCCTCTTTATTGGAATTGCTTATGCTTGGCTCAATCAGACCAAAACCAACCACCTTGAACAGTAA
- a CDS encoding ABC transporter ATP-binding protein: MKTLRFFWFYFKRYKLSFAVIFLAIVAATYLQVKTPVFLGNAITEMGKIGQAYFASVQMGQSNFKPDLSDFNGVMLNLFFAYAATVVASLIYTLLFTRIVAHSTNRMRKGLFGKLERLTVAFFDSHKDGDILSRFTSDLDNIQNAFNQSLTQVVTNIALYVGMVIMMFRQDTRLALVTIASTPVALIALVIIIRLSRKYTDKQQAAVSKLNAYMDEKISGQKAIIVQGVQEETIEGFLELNEEVRRTTFKGRLFGGILFPFMNGMSLVNTAIVIFAGSSIVLNDSSLETAAALGLVVTFVQYSQQYYQPIMQVAASWAELQLAFTGAHRIQEMFDEPEEVRPQNAPLFTELKEGVEIKDIDFGYLPGQKVLDKVSISAPKGKMVAVVGPTGSGKTTIMNLINRFYDVNGGSVAFDGRDIREYDLDSLRDKVGIVLQESVLFSGTIADNIRFGDESISQEMVETAARATHIHDFIMSLPEGYETFVTDDENVFSTGQKQLISIARTLLTDPQVLILDEATSNVDTVTEAKIQKAMEAIIAGRTSFVIAHRLKTILNADEIIVLKDGKVIEQGNHSQLLKQGGFYAELYHNQFVFE; the protein is encoded by the coding sequence ATGAAGACGTTACGTTTTTTCTGGTTTTATTTTAAACGCTATAAACTGTCCTTTGCTGTGATTTTTCTAGCCATTGTGGCAGCGACCTACTTGCAGGTTAAGACACCTGTTTTCCTTGGAAATGCCATTACAGAAATGGGAAAAATTGGACAGGCTTACTTTGCTTCGGTACAAATGGGTCAGTCAAATTTCAAACCTGACCTGTCTGATTTTAACGGGGTTATGCTCAATCTTTTCTTTGCCTATGCGGCGACGGTTGTGGCTTCCTTGATTTACACCCTCCTCTTCACGCGTATCGTGGCACATTCGACCAACCGTATGCGTAAGGGCTTGTTTGGCAAGCTGGAACGTTTGACAGTTGCCTTCTTTGATAGCCACAAGGACGGGGATATTCTTTCTCGCTTTACCAGTGATTTGGACAATATCCAAAACGCTTTTAACCAGTCCTTGACCCAAGTGGTGACCAACATCGCTCTTTATGTTGGTATGGTCATCATGATGTTCCGTCAGGATACTCGCTTGGCCTTGGTGACCATTGCTTCTACGCCAGTTGCCTTGATTGCCTTGGTCATTATCATCCGCCTATCACGGAAATACACGGATAAGCAACAGGCTGCGGTATCTAAGCTCAATGCCTACATGGACGAGAAAATTTCTGGACAAAAAGCGATTATTGTACAAGGTGTACAGGAAGAAACGATTGAAGGTTTCTTGGAACTCAATGAAGAAGTTCGCCGTACGACCTTCAAGGGTCGCTTGTTTGGTGGAATTCTCTTCCCATTTATGAATGGGATGAGCTTGGTCAATACGGCTATTGTTATCTTTGCAGGCTCCAGCATTGTTCTCAACGATAGCTCGCTGGAAACAGCTGCCGCACTTGGTTTGGTGGTGACCTTTGTTCAATATTCGCAACAGTATTACCAGCCAATCATGCAGGTTGCTGCCAGCTGGGCAGAATTGCAGTTGGCTTTCACAGGAGCTCATCGTATTCAGGAAATGTTTGATGAGCCTGAGGAAGTTCGCCCTCAAAACGCTCCGCTATTTACCGAATTAAAAGAAGGTGTTGAAATCAAGGACATCGACTTTGGCTATCTGCCGGGTCAGAAGGTCCTGGACAAGGTGTCAATCTCTGCTCCTAAGGGCAAAATGGTGGCGGTCGTTGGGCCGACGGGGTCTGGTAAGACTACCATTATGAACTTGATCAACCGCTTCTACGATGTCAATGGTGGTAGCGTGGCCTTTGACGGTCGCGATATTCGGGAATATGATTTGGATAGTTTGCGGGATAAGGTCGGTATTGTCTTGCAGGAGTCGGTACTCTTCTCTGGCACTATTGCGGACAATATCCGCTTTGGCGATGAGAGTATTTCGCAAGAAATGGTGGAAACCGCAGCTCGTGCCACCCATATTCATGACTTTATCATGAGCTTGCCAGAGGGATATGAAACCTTTGTGACCGATGATGAGAATGTCTTCTCCACAGGTCAGAAACAGCTGATTTCCATTGCCCGTACGCTCTTGACAGATCCGCAGGTCTTGATTTTGGACGAAGCAACGTCTAACGTTGATACCGTAACGGAAGCCAAAATTCAAAAGGCTATGGAGGCCATTATCGCAGGACGGACCAGCTTCGTTATTGCCCACCGCCTCAAAACCATTCTCAACGCGGATGAAATCATCGTCCTCAAAGACGGAAAAGTTATCGAGCAAGGCAATCACAGCCAGCTCCTTAAACAGGGCGGCTTCTACGCCGAACTCTACCACAACCAGTTTGTGTTTGAATAG